The following are encoded in a window of Desulfobacterales bacterium genomic DNA:
- a CDS encoding glycoside hydrolase family 130 protein: MAEEKVSNLLEQVMEEFSHRHRNFREALEDNFNKIIHLLPPECSVSTERKLLLGSYFTCEYSVEAAALFNPSIVLHPDQSGMGTDKIRFIMSFRATGEGHISSVEFRSGVINKNIDIYFDPISEYVETPEIVRDHAYNKHLFQLKLNEMEACNEVTTYILNKLADEFSLSELEAEIKCIDNEVSFPGSRKNETVEIIRWLARSNYEIKFGRDHRISERVIFPVSENESRGIEDARFVRFIDGEEVTYYATYTACNSFMILPQLIETKDFLTFKIITLNGKAVQNKGMALFPRRIKGNYVMLSRQDGENNYIMISDHLHFWQEYTLLQKPSFPWEFIQIGNCGSPLETEAGWLVLTHGVGPMRKYCIGIELLDLDDPSRVLSRLEEPVIVASHEEREGYVPNVVYTCGAMIHKDELIIPYGMADSRTCVASLPLSEIMERLRPL, encoded by the coding sequence ATGGCGGAAGAAAAAGTGTCGAATCTGCTTGAGCAGGTCATGGAAGAGTTCTCCCACCGCCACAGAAATTTCAGGGAGGCCCTGGAGGACAATTTCAATAAAATCATCCATCTTCTCCCGCCGGAATGCTCCGTTTCCACGGAGAGAAAACTCCTGCTCGGTTCCTATTTCACCTGCGAGTATTCCGTGGAGGCGGCCGCTCTCTTTAATCCCTCCATCGTTCTTCATCCCGATCAGAGCGGCATGGGGACGGACAAAATACGGTTTATCATGAGTTTCAGGGCCACGGGGGAGGGCCATATCTCCTCGGTGGAGTTTAGAAGCGGGGTTATAAACAAGAACATCGATATTTATTTCGATCCCATAAGCGAGTATGTAGAGACGCCGGAAATCGTCCGGGACCACGCTTACAACAAACACCTTTTTCAATTGAAGCTGAATGAGATGGAGGCCTGCAACGAGGTCACCACCTATATTTTAAATAAACTGGCCGATGAGTTTTCCCTGAGCGAGTTGGAAGCCGAAATAAAATGTATTGACAATGAAGTCTCTTTCCCCGGGTCCCGCAAGAATGAGACGGTGGAAATAATCCGCTGGCTCGCCAGGTCGAACTATGAAATAAAGTTCGGAAGAGACCATCGAATATCGGAAAGGGTCATTTTTCCCGTGTCGGAGAATGAAAGCCGGGGGATAGAGGACGCGCGGTTCGTGCGCTTCATCGACGGGGAGGAAGTAACTTATTACGCCACCTATACGGCCTGTAACAGTTTCATGATACTGCCCCAGTTGATTGAGACAAAGGATTTCCTCACCTTCAAAATCATCACCTTAAACGGCAAGGCGGTGCAAAACAAGGGCATGGCCCTTTTCCCCAGGCGTATTAAGGGGAACTATGTCATGCTTTCCAGGCAGGACGGGGAAAATAATTATATAATGATCTCCGACCATCTGCATTTCTGGCAGGAGTACACATTATTGCAAAAACCCTCCTTTCCCTGGGAATTCATCCAGATCGGCAATTGCGGCTCCCCTTTGGAAACAGAGGCGGGATGGCTCGTGTTGACCCATGGAGTGGGGCCGATGAGGAAATACTGTATCGGCATAGAACTTCTCGACCTGGATGATCCGTCGCGGGTCCTGTCGAGATTGGAGGAACCCGTTATTGTCGCGTCCCACGAGGAGAGAGAGGGGTATGTCCCCAATGTGGTTTATACATGCGGGGCCATGATCCACAAGGATGAGTTGATCATCCCATACGGCATGGCCGATTCAAGGACCTGCGTGGCGAGCCTGCCGCTCTCCGAAATCATGGAGAGGCTCCGGCCCTTGTAA